From the Mycobacteriales bacterium genome, the window TTGTGGCACTGGTCGAGCATGAAGGCGATCCCGGTCGCGGCCTCGAAGCCATCGCCCCACCGGACCTCGCAGAGGATCCGGAACAGCTGGAAGGGATCGGCCGCGCCGACCATGAGGTCGTCGTCGGCGTAGAAGCGGGAGTTGAAGTCGAACGCGCCGAGCTTCCCGGCCCGCAGCAGGAAGGCCACGATGAACTCGATGTTCGTGCCGGGCGCGTGGTGGCCGGTGTCGACGCAGACCTTGGCCCGCTCACCCAGCTCGAGACAGTGCGCGTACGAGGTGCCCCAGTCCGGCACGTCGGTGGTGTAGAACGCCGGCTCGAACA encodes:
- a CDS encoding rhamnose isomerase, which codes for FEPAFYTTDVPDWGTSYAHCLELGERAKVCVDTGHHAPGTNIEFIVAFLLRAGKLGAFDFNSRFYADDDLMVGAADPFQLFRILCEVRWGDGFEAATGIAFMLDQCHNIEPKIPGQIRSVMNVQEATAKALLVDEDALAAAQRAGDVLGANGVLMDAYNTDVRPLLADLRTDMGLDPDPMAAYAASGYADRIVAERVGGQQAGWGA